The Deltaproteobacteria bacterium genome window below encodes:
- a CDS encoding fused MFS/spermidine synthase — MASGAQKTQDSAGAWRGAERSRAAIGAYLVFTAFLSGAIVMVIELLGSRIIGPPFGVSLFVWTSLITVALVSLAIGYWFGGRLADRRASCGSLFAIILIAGVFVLSIPLIKGLVIGKAVYLGLRAGSLASSAILFGPPLFLLGMVSPYTVKLYMREGMGVGRTVGWLYAVSTFGSVTGTVLTGFLLIPNLGVNNIIYLSAFILFGISAAYWAVFMRKPLAVALMALPAVLFFVPDELPSVTRPDGTNVSVVMSKDSPYGQIKVVDYFYGDTRYREFLLENIIQGAIDVKTGLPISKYTYYAEQLAIAYRPGSERALVIGLGSGILPKRFSRYGISTDVVEIDQAVIDTASKYFSFDPGKHRIFIQDGRYFLKSPGDDYDIIFLDAFSGDTPPSHLVSIESFELMKKRLAENGVLLINFIGESRTGTHEVPSMLKSTLKRVFSHVDVYASAGYFSDTPQIVNLLFAAYDGKRDIAGFVPEDVFPPFMEDLKGLYSRKIRLEDSSGMLFTDDHNPIDFYDLNTRERFRESIISSTDSAVFIY; from the coding sequence TTGGCTTCAGGTGCGCAAAAGACGCAAGATAGCGCCGGGGCATGGAGGGGTGCTGAGCGGAGCAGGGCTGCAATAGGGGCATACCTGGTCTTCACCGCCTTTTTAAGCGGCGCCATCGTGATGGTCATCGAGCTTCTCGGCTCCCGGATCATCGGCCCGCCGTTCGGAGTAAGCCTTTTCGTATGGACGTCCCTCATAACCGTGGCCCTCGTCTCCCTGGCCATAGGATACTGGTTCGGCGGCAGGCTCGCAGACAGGAGGGCCAGCTGCGGTTCCCTCTTTGCGATAATACTGATTGCCGGCGTCTTCGTGCTCTCGATCCCGCTCATCAAGGGTCTCGTCATAGGAAAGGCCGTCTACCTCGGTCTCCGGGCCGGGTCGCTGGCGAGCTCAGCCATCCTTTTCGGCCCCCCCCTCTTTCTCCTCGGTATGGTAAGCCCGTATACCGTGAAGCTTTACATGCGCGAGGGCATGGGGGTCGGAAGGACGGTCGGCTGGCTCTATGCCGTTTCAACCTTCGGAAGCGTCACGGGAACGGTCCTTACGGGCTTTCTCCTCATCCCGAATCTCGGGGTCAATAACATTATTTATCTTTCCGCCTTCATCCTCTTCGGGATTTCCGCCGCCTACTGGGCGGTCTTCATGAGGAAACCGCTTGCGGTCGCCCTCATGGCCCTCCCGGCGGTCCTTTTTTTTGTCCCGGATGAGCTCCCTTCCGTCACGAGGCCGGACGGCACCAACGTCTCGGTCGTCATGAGCAAGGACAGCCCCTACGGGCAGATAAAGGTCGTGGACTACTTCTACGGAGATACCAGGTACAGGGAGTTCCTGCTTGAGAATATAATCCAGGGCGCAATCGACGTCAAAACCGGCCTGCCGATATCGAAATACACCTATTACGCCGAGCAGCTCGCGATTGCCTACCGGCCCGGCTCCGAACGGGCACTCGTGATAGGGCTGGGGAGCGGCATACTCCCCAAGAGGTTCAGCCGCTATGGCATCTCCACGGACGTGGTCGAGATAGACCAGGCCGTCATAGACACTGCCTCGAAGTACTTTTCATTCGACCCGGGAAAGCACAGGATATTCATCCAGGACGGGCGGTACTTCCTCAAATCTCCGGGAGATGATTACGACATCATCTTTCTCGATGCGTTCTCCGGGGACACCCCGCCAAGCCACCTCGTGAGCATTGAATCATTCGAACTCATGAAAAAAAGACTCGCCGAGAACGGCGTGCTTCTTATCAATTTCATCGGTGAAAGCCGGACAGGGACGCACGAGGTCCCGTCCATGCTGAAGAGCACGCTCAAGCGCGTCTTTTCGCACGTGGACGTATATGCGTCCGCAGGATATTTTTCCGATACTCCGCAGATAGTCAATCTCCTTTTCGCGGCTTACGACGGGAAAAGGGACATTGCCGGGTTCGTGCCCGAGGACGTCTTCCCGCCGTTCATGGAAGACCTGAAAGGCCTTTATTCCAGGAAAATACGGCTTGAAGATTCAAGCGGCATGCTTTTTACCGACGACCACAACCCTATCGATTTTTACGATCTGAATACAAGGGAGCGGTTTAGAGAGTCGATAATTTCAAGCACAGACAGTGCCGTTTTTATTTATTGA
- a CDS encoding formylglycine-generating enzyme family protein: protein MLGIVLRKFALVSALAALTACSSSTPPEGMVRVPKGKFTMGSNEVDKEAKAVQYGDRRPWYANERPERTEKLKEFYIDTAEVTNRQFREFLAATGLPAPPHWMGGNYPSGLDDHPVTMVTWPEADEFCKWKGKRLPTEAEWEKAARGTDGRRFPWGDDFDLKKVNTLGAYNGTLPVGSLKDGASPYGAMDMAGNAQEWTADWYQPYPGNDFNDKDYGERFKVVRGGGWGGMGHYSLQVYVRAAFRNAAPPQGRFDDVGFRCAWQG from the coding sequence ATGCTCGGGATTGTATTGAGGAAATTCGCGCTAGTTTCCGCGCTCGCTGCTTTGACTGCCTGCTCGTCCTCCACGCCACCCGAAGGCATGGTTCGCGTCCCTAAAGGAAAGTTCACGATGGGAAGCAACGAGGTGGATAAGGAAGCCAAGGCGGTCCAGTACGGCGACAGGAGGCCCTGGTACGCCAACGAACGGCCGGAAAGAACGGAGAAGCTCAAGGAGTTCTACATCGATACCGCGGAGGTGACCAACCGCCAATTCAGGGAATTCCTGGCGGCTACCGGACTGCCCGCGCCTCCGCACTGGATGGGCGGCAACTACCCATCCGGCCTCGACGACCACCCGGTGACCATGGTTACCTGGCCAGAAGCCGACGAGTTCTGCAAATGGAAGGGGAAAAGACTTCCCACGGAGGCCGAGTGGGAGAAGGCCGCCCGCGGCACCGACGGAAGGCGTTTCCCCTGGGGAGACGACTTTGACCTTAAAAAAGTGAACACGCTCGGGGCTTACAATGGCACCCTGCCGGTCGGCTCGCTCAAGGACGGGGCAAGCCCGTACGGCGCAATGGACATGGCCGGAAACGCACAGGAATGGACAGCCGACTGGTACCAGCCCTATCCGGGAAACGACTTCAATGACAAGGACTACGGCGAGCGCTTCAAGGTAGTGCGCGGCGGCGGGTGGGGAGGAATGGGCCATTACAGCCTCCAGGTCTACGTCAGGGCGGCCTTCAGGAACGCCGCTCCGCCTCAGGGCCGGTTTGACGACGTTGGGTTCAGGTGCGCCTGGCAGGGGTAG
- a CDS encoding tetratricopeptide repeat protein, with protein MDGTRTIAASLASGLLLAAAIALSFATHARNAAWSDPLAMWLDVAGKSPMKARAHYNYAIALAKAGQIEKALDENLKAIALSPGLARAHFNIGAIYHARGRVDEAIEKYRLALSLDPQIAQARNNLGYAYYTKGLLEEAMKEYRLALEIKPANTNTHINIGDIRADSGELEEALAAYRKALFYEPGNLMAGLKAGNTLLALGRYGEAEFALRETEKRGPGSAEAHYALGNVLMKSGKMDEARAEFLMALGLDPAHEKARESLSGMDLAR; from the coding sequence ATGGACGGGACCCGCACGATAGCGGCCTCGCTCGCGTCAGGCCTCCTGCTAGCCGCGGCGATAGCCCTCTCCTTTGCGACCCACGCAAGAAACGCGGCCTGGTCGGACCCGCTCGCAATGTGGCTTGACGTGGCCGGGAAGTCCCCCATGAAGGCCAGGGCCCATTACAATTACGCCATCGCGCTCGCGAAGGCCGGCCAGATCGAAAAGGCCCTGGACGAGAACCTCAAGGCGATAGCGCTGAGTCCCGGCCTTGCAAGGGCCCACTTCAACATCGGCGCAATCTATCACGCCCGGGGCAGGGTGGATGAGGCAATAGAAAAATACCGGCTCGCCCTGTCGCTTGATCCGCAGATAGCGCAGGCCCGGAATAATCTCGGATACGCGTATTACACGAAAGGCCTCCTGGAAGAGGCCATGAAGGAATACAGGCTCGCCCTCGAAATAAAGCCCGCCAACACCAACACGCATATCAATATCGGGGATATCCGCGCGGACAGTGGGGAGCTTGAAGAGGCGCTGGCGGCGTACAGGAAGGCCCTTTTTTATGAACCCGGGAACCTTATGGCGGGCTTGAAGGCCGGTAACACCCTCCTTGCCCTTGGGAGGTACGGAGAAGCCGAGTTCGCGCTCAGGGAGACTGAAAAGCGGGGCCCCGGCTCAGCTGAAGCACACTACGCACTCGGGAACGTCCTTATGAAATCCGGAAAGATGGATGAGGCGAGGGCCGAGTTCCTCATGGCTCTGGGACTGGACCCGGCTCATGAAAAAGCGAGGGAATCCCTCTCTGGGATGGATCTCGCGCGTTAG
- a CDS encoding HEAT repeat domain-containing protein, which translates to MSSIKEKLNNMFLKVVAGTVTREEGAMLLNHLAKEDPSGTAEELSNLVDTPPQGVYPKTILHMVALARNKVFYEIMASGLVSRDEEISMMSAQELARIRSFEARNLLTEHLNHDSQHVRKASALALIQGFPEGLDIVRRHVLGERESELRSSSAQALVESGRKGIEALLALLGSGSPEGLDVTAEALADSAEELGAADVQKIFEALTNAGDREDNASIIGLLRVAASLRDKARGFEGFIQAFADSPFEQVRSEATSALRKIRP; encoded by the coding sequence ATGAGCTCCATAAAAGAAAAGCTTAATAACATGTTCCTCAAGGTAGTGGCCGGGACCGTCACGAGGGAGGAGGGGGCGATGCTGCTCAACCACCTGGCGAAAGAGGACCCCTCCGGGACGGCTGAAGAGCTCTCGAACCTTGTCGATACGCCTCCGCAGGGGGTCTACCCAAAGACCATACTGCACATGGTGGCGCTGGCCAGGAACAAGGTCTTTTACGAGATCATGGCCTCAGGGCTTGTGAGCAGGGACGAGGAGATTTCAATGATGTCGGCCCAGGAGCTTGCGCGGATAAGGTCCTTCGAGGCCAGAAATCTCCTTACGGAACATCTGAACCACGATAGTCAGCATGTGAGGAAAGCGTCGGCTCTCGCGCTAATTCAGGGTTTCCCTGAAGGGCTGGATATAGTCAGGCGTCACGTGCTCGGTGAACGGGAGTCTGAGCTAAGGTCCTCGTCGGCCCAGGCCCTCGTTGAATCCGGCCGGAAAGGTATCGAGGCTCTCCTTGCGTTACTCGGCTCCGGGAGTCCGGAGGGGCTGGATGTCACCGCAGAGGCGCTGGCGGATTCCGCGGAGGAGCTGGGCGCTGCTGACGTGCAAAAAATCTTCGAGGCGCTTACGAATGCCGGCGACAGGGAAGACAACGCTTCGATAATAGGGCTCCTCAGGGTTGCCGCGTCGCTCAGGGACAAGGCAAGGGGGTTCGAGGGGTTCATACAGGCCTTCGCGGATTCACCCTTCGAGCAGGTAAGGTCCGAGGCAACGAGCGCGCTCCGGAAGATAAGGCCCTAA
- the larE gene encoding ATP-dependent sacrificial sulfur transferase LarE: MLSGPASGEPWGDAERESASLKLAKLKGILLGMDSVLVAFSGGVDSTFLLKVAVDTLGEKAAAITAVSPTYPASELKEASSLARLIGARHIVVDSNELEIPNFAENTEKRCYYCKSELFAISREKAESLGFKSVADGSNTDDALDYRPGRTAASELDVRSPLQEAGLTKAEIRLLSKELDLPTWDKPSQACLSSRFPYGTRITEERIEKVALGEELLRSLGFRQFRVRYHGETVRIEVDEGDLRRFLDDGLRKKVVQGLKSAGFVYVTLDLQGYRTGSMNEALKKA; the protein is encoded by the coding sequence ATGCTGAGCGGTCCGGCTTCCGGCGAGCCGTGGGGAGACGCGGAGAGGGAATCGGCATCACTTAAGCTTGCGAAACTCAAGGGCATACTCCTCGGCATGGACTCAGTGCTCGTGGCGTTCTCAGGCGGGGTCGATTCGACCTTCCTCTTGAAGGTGGCCGTGGATACGCTCGGGGAAAAGGCCGCCGCCATTACCGCGGTGTCTCCCACCTATCCCGCGAGCGAGCTTAAGGAGGCCAGCTCGCTTGCCCGGCTTATCGGGGCCAGGCACATCGTAGTGGACTCGAACGAGCTCGAGATACCGAACTTCGCCGAGAACACCGAAAAGCGGTGTTATTACTGCAAGAGCGAGCTTTTCGCCATTAGCCGGGAAAAGGCCGAGTCCCTGGGCTTTAAAAGCGTAGCGGACGGATCGAACACCGACGACGCCCTCGATTACAGGCCGGGGAGGACCGCCGCTTCCGAGCTCGATGTCAGGAGCCCTCTTCAGGAAGCCGGACTGACAAAGGCGGAAATAAGGCTTTTAAGCAAAGAGCTCGATCTCCCGACCTGGGATAAGCCAAGCCAGGCCTGCCTTTCTTCCCGCTTCCCGTACGGGACCAGGATAACCGAGGAGCGCATTGAAAAGGTCGCGCTCGGCGAGGAGCTCTTGAGGTCTCTCGGTTTCAGGCAGTTCAGGGTGCGCTACCACGGCGAGACCGTGCGGATAGAGGTGGATGAAGGGGACCTCAGGCGTTTTCTCGATGACGGCTTGAGGAAGAAGGTCGTTCAGGGGCTTAAGTCGGCAGGCTTCGTATATGTCACGCTCGATCTGCAGGGTTACAGGACCGGAAGCATGAACGAGGCGCTTAAAAAAGCATAG
- a CDS encoding 7-cyano-7-deazaguanine synthase — protein MAIKAVALLSGGLDSTLAVKLMLDQGIEVHALNFTSGFCTCNHGGGGGGCKSEAKRVAEEFGIPIKVLPKGMDYIEIVRNPRHGYGKGMNPCVDCRVYMFKRAGEYMREIGASFIITGEVLGQRPMSQRKDAMRVIERESGLEGLILRPLSAKQLEPTIPEKEGLVDREKLLDVLGRSRRKQMDLAEDLDINDYPCPSGGCLLTDKIFSKKVRDLLQNKADVTKRDLELLKTGRHFRYKKSKVIVGRNEADNTRLRLMLQEGDTLIEPGGFPGPVAVLSGEGGEEALRFAGSLILKYALDKAGGQRSIKATRGDWSMDFEVEGPAPEPVIEETRVC, from the coding sequence TTGGCTATAAAGGCTGTAGCGCTCCTTTCGGGCGGCCTGGATTCAACGCTCGCCGTCAAGCTCATGCTCGACCAGGGCATAGAGGTCCACGCTCTCAACTTCACCTCAGGTTTCTGCACCTGCAACCACGGCGGCGGAGGGGGCGGCTGCAAGAGCGAGGCAAAGAGGGTCGCCGAGGAGTTCGGCATTCCCATAAAGGTGCTCCCCAAGGGCATGGACTATATCGAGATCGTGCGTAACCCCAGGCACGGCTACGGCAAGGGCATGAACCCCTGTGTGGACTGCAGGGTCTACATGTTCAAGCGGGCCGGGGAGTACATGCGCGAGATCGGCGCCTCGTTCATCATAACCGGAGAGGTGCTCGGCCAGCGCCCCATGAGCCAGAGGAAGGACGCCATGAGGGTCATCGAGAGGGAGAGCGGTCTCGAAGGACTGATACTCCGGCCCTTAAGCGCCAAGCAGCTCGAGCCCACGATACCCGAAAAAGAGGGGTTGGTGGACAGGGAAAAGCTCCTTGACGTCCTCGGCAGGTCGAGGCGGAAGCAGATGGACCTTGCCGAGGACCTCGATATAAATGACTACCCGTGCCCTTCCGGAGGCTGCCTCCTTACGGACAAGATCTTCTCGAAAAAGGTGAGGGACCTCCTCCAGAACAAGGCCGACGTCACCAAGAGGGACCTTGAGCTCCTTAAGACCGGCAGGCACTTCAGGTACAAGAAATCGAAGGTCATAGTCGGGAGGAACGAGGCTGATAACACGAGGCTCCGCCTCATGCTCCAGGAAGGCGATACCCTCATAGAGCCGGGCGGGTTCCCGGGCCCGGTCGCGGTCCTCTCGGGCGAGGGCGGGGAAGAGGCCCTCCGGTTCGCGGGGAGCCTCATCCTGAAATACGCCCTTGACAAGGCAGGGGGGCAGAGAAGCATCAAGGCCACGCGAGGCGATTGGTCAATGGATTTTGAGGTGGAAGGCCCGGCTCCAGAGCCGGTAATCGAGGAGACTAGGGTATGCTGA
- a CDS encoding AI-2E family transporter: protein MKWEYLLTLVLSVIIGYLMYLVMAPFLIPIFWAIIFVILFYPYYIWLTSRFRGRRSLASLAACTSIALFLIVPMALLGSALAAELVNLYAWAEDYIRDISARAATPGFFLTWAEKYLGGYVDLETLDIRGMLATVVREAAGFAGQGIRGFVRSFAGFVLNLFLAFFTMYFLFKDGDKLFKIVKDLVPVSPEHKEEIIRKNRGVIYATIYGGVLVGIIQAILGGIALWYLGIPAALVLTFVMFLTTFIPNIGASLVWAPVAVYLAVNGDYVGAVGLSVWGIFVIGLVDNFMRPYLVSGRTNLHPLLLFFSILGAMNAFGLIGIIAGPLIVSIGQAMIEFYHEYVTKKNEWAG, encoded by the coding sequence ATGAAATGGGAATACCTCCTTACCCTTGTACTATCCGTAATAATCGGCTACCTGATGTACCTGGTCATGGCGCCGTTCCTCATCCCGATTTTCTGGGCCATAATTTTCGTAATCCTTTTCTATCCCTATTACATATGGCTCACAAGTCGGTTTCGCGGGCGAAGGTCCCTTGCCTCGCTTGCCGCTTGCACCAGCATAGCCCTTTTCCTCATAGTGCCCATGGCCCTCCTTGGGTCGGCGCTTGCAGCCGAACTAGTTAACCTTTATGCCTGGGCCGAGGACTACATCAGGGATATATCTGCACGCGCCGCCACCCCGGGCTTTTTCTTAACATGGGCCGAAAAATACCTTGGCGGCTATGTCGACCTGGAAACGCTTGACATAAGGGGCATGCTCGCTACTGTAGTAAGGGAAGCCGCAGGCTTCGCGGGCCAAGGCATACGCGGTTTCGTCAGAAGCTTCGCGGGGTTCGTACTAAACCTCTTCCTTGCATTCTTCACCATGTATTTTCTTTTCAAGGACGGAGACAAGCTCTTCAAAATCGTAAAGGACCTCGTGCCGGTCTCTCCGGAGCACAAGGAAGAGATAATACGAAAGAACAGGGGGGTAATATACGCGACCATATACGGAGGCGTGCTTGTCGGGATCATACAGGCCATCCTCGGCGGCATAGCCCTCTGGTATCTGGGCATACCCGCGGCCCTGGTCCTGACCTTCGTCATGTTCCTTACCACGTTCATCCCGAACATCGGGGCATCGCTCGTATGGGCGCCCGTCGCCGTTTACCTGGCGGTGAACGGGGACTACGTCGGGGCCGTCGGGCTTTCGGTCTGGGGCATATTCGTAATAGGCCTCGTTGATAATTTCATGAGGCCGTATCTCGTAAGCGGCAGGACGAACCTCCATCCGCTCCTTCTTTTCTTCAGCATACTCGGCGCCATGAACGCGTTCGGGCTCATCGGCATAATAGCCGGACCGCTGATAGTATCCATAGGACAGGCGATGATAGAGTTCTACCACGAGTATGTCACCAAAAAGAACGAGTGGGCAGGATAA
- a CDS encoding site-2 protease family protein — protein MDGNNGYPIAYRPERPRVLLPLALFIVTVVTTVASGAMQQGVDIFSNPHGLTQGVPFSASLLLILGTHELGHFIASRRHGVLTTLPTFIPAPPFPPMIGTFGALIKIKSPITTKAALVDIGAAGPLAGFVAAIFVTVWGLGESVIVPKGAAAGSLGLGSSIIFHALSYLVMGPLPETHDVLLSPVAFAGWIGMFVTAMNLLPIGQLDGGHLVYALLGPVHRAFSIGMIAVLIVLGFAAWPGWFIWAALIAIIGTFHPPVEDQHEPMDGRRRLITAATTAVFVLTFIPAPFYIA, from the coding sequence ATGGACGGCAATAACGGATACCCCATCGCATACAGGCCGGAAAGGCCCAGGGTTCTTCTGCCGCTGGCCCTGTTCATAGTAACGGTCGTAACTACCGTTGCTTCGGGGGCCATGCAGCAGGGAGTAGACATATTCTCTAACCCACACGGGCTTACGCAAGGGGTCCCCTTCTCGGCCTCGCTGCTGCTCATACTCGGAACACATGAGCTCGGCCATTTCATCGCGTCGAGGAGGCACGGAGTGCTTACGACGCTTCCGACCTTCATACCGGCGCCGCCCTTCCCGCCCATGATAGGCACCTTCGGGGCGCTCATAAAGATAAAGTCGCCCATAACGACCAAGGCCGCGCTCGTGGATATCGGAGCGGCCGGGCCGCTTGCAGGTTTCGTCGCGGCCATTTTCGTTACGGTCTGGGGGCTCGGTGAGTCGGTGATAGTCCCGAAGGGCGCGGCCGCCGGCTCGCTAGGCCTCGGCTCGTCGATAATATTCCACGCCCTTTCATACCTTGTCATGGGTCCGCTCCCGGAAACGCACGACGTGCTCTTGAGCCCCGTGGCCTTCGCCGGCTGGATAGGCATGTTCGTCACGGCCATGAACCTTTTGCCCATAGGCCAGCTCGACGGCGGCCACCTTGTTTACGCGCTTCTCGGCCCGGTGCACAGGGCCTTTTCCATCGGCATGATAGCGGTCCTCATAGTCCTCGGGTTCGCCGCCTGGCCCGGCTGGTTCATATGGGCCGCCCTCATAGCGATAATCGGCACGTTCCACCCGCCGGTCGAGGACCAGCACGAGCCCATGGACGGAAGGCGAAGGCTCATAACCGCCGCTACAACAGCCGTATTTGTATTGACTTTCATACCCGCGCCATTTTATATTGCATGA
- a CDS encoding cytochrome b5: MKIFDEKELKQFDGSDPSRPVYIAYNGKVYDVTGNPLFIDGMHFEHYSGEDLTDFMADAPHGEDVFEKLTIVGELKK, encoded by the coding sequence ATGAAGATATTCGACGAAAAAGAGCTCAAGCAGTTCGACGGCAGCGACCCCTCCAGGCCCGTCTACATAGCATATAACGGCAAAGTCTATGACGTGACCGGAAACCCGCTCTTTATCGACGGCATGCATTTCGAGCACTATTCAGGGGAGGACCTTACGGACTTCATGGCCGATGCCCCCCACGGCGAGGACGTCTTCGAGAAGCTCACGATCGTCGGAGAGCTTAAAAAGTAA
- a CDS encoding GPMC system MBL fold metallohydrolase produces MKIVILGCGTSTGVPVIGCHCEICSSPNPLDKRTRSSLLIHSNGRNVLIDTSTDLRAQALANGIERIDAVLYTHPHADHIHGIDDLRAFNLSNGNAAIPCYGSARTVSRIMSTFEYIFRDDGMDGWKPNLSIQAVEGPFELFGENVTPVPVMHGQAAIFGWRVGKLAYVTDCSEIPESSFKALRGAELLILGALRQKPHPTHFTISQALEAAKKIGAQRTIFTHLSHNVLYERDSKTLPPGVEFAHDGLTAEI; encoded by the coding sequence ATGAAAATCGTAATACTCGGCTGCGGCACGTCCACCGGCGTGCCGGTCATAGGCTGCCATTGCGAGATCTGCTCTTCACCGAACCCGCTCGATAAGCGCACCAGGTCATCCCTCTTAATACACTCAAACGGCAGAAACGTCCTCATAGACACATCGACCGATTTAAGGGCCCAGGCCCTCGCGAACGGGATCGAAAGGATCGACGCGGTCCTCTATACCCATCCGCACGCGGACCACATCCACGGAATAGACGACCTTAGGGCTTTCAACCTCTCCAACGGCAACGCCGCAATCCCCTGTTACGGGAGCGCGAGGACCGTTAGCCGCATAATGTCCACTTTCGAATATATCTTCAGGGACGACGGCATGGACGGCTGGAAGCCGAACCTATCGATCCAGGCAGTCGAGGGGCCTTTCGAGCTATTCGGCGAGAATGTGACTCCCGTGCCGGTCATGCACGGCCAGGCGGCGATATTCGGGTGGAGGGTCGGGAAGCTCGCTTACGTGACAGATTGCAGCGAGATACCCGAAAGCTCTTTCAAGGCCCTCCGGGGCGCTGAACTCCTTATCCTCGGCGCCTTGAGGCAGAAGCCGCACCCCACTCACTTCACCATATCCCAGGCGCTGGAGGCAGCAAAAAAAATAGGCGCGCAGAGGACTATCTTCACCCACCTGAGCCACAATGTCCTCTACGAAAGGGACAGCAAAACCCTCCCCCCAGGTGTCGAATTCGCCCACGACGGGCTTACAGCAGAGATTTAG
- a CDS encoding alcohol dehydrogenase catalytic domain-containing protein yields the protein MRIVERPEPAIRARDQVKLMVMRVGVCGTDRERIAEGKAPPPEGYDDLVIGHESFGRVVETGKEVDAVSPGDYAVFTIRRGCDECAPCRMGRPDMCRTGKYKDRGLSDIDGFNSEYVVDSQKHIIPVPVELAPVGVLLEPMSVVEKALDEVVKFQSARLPEANIGSDWFRGKRVLVAGIGTIGLLACLALRLRGASVYGIDILDEDSPRPKWLSGIKGTYIDGRKVKPEKVDEELGAMDLVFESAGVPGLMFNLIDALARNAVYVVAGIPSEAIHERTIRIPGAQLMDQLVRKNQLVFGTVSSAEGHFRMALDDFAMAEYRWRGHTARMINRELDFTEYREAITKHPEDEIKAVLKWAA from the coding sequence TTGAGGATAGTAGAGCGGCCCGAGCCTGCCATAAGGGCCAGGGACCAGGTCAAATTAATGGTCATGAGGGTCGGCGTCTGCGGCACCGACCGCGAGCGCATAGCCGAGGGCAAGGCCCCTCCGCCCGAGGGCTACGACGACCTGGTCATCGGGCACGAGAGCTTCGGAAGAGTGGTGGAGACAGGGAAAGAGGTGGATGCTGTCAGCCCCGGCGACTACGCCGTTTTTACGATAAGGCGGGGCTGCGACGAGTGCGCTCCCTGCCGCATGGGCCGCCCGGACATGTGCAGGACGGGGAAATACAAGGACAGGGGCCTTTCCGATATAGACGGTTTCAATTCCGAGTACGTCGTGGACAGCCAGAAGCACATCATACCCGTCCCTGTTGAGCTCGCTCCGGTTGGGGTCCTCCTCGAGCCCATGTCGGTCGTCGAAAAGGCCCTTGATGAAGTCGTGAAGTTCCAGTCGGCGAGGCTGCCTGAAGCGAATATCGGCAGCGATTGGTTCCGGGGTAAAAGGGTGCTCGTCGCCGGGATAGGCACGATAGGCCTCCTGGCCTGCCTTGCCCTGAGGCTCAGGGGAGCATCGGTATACGGCATCGATATCCTGGACGAGGATTCTCCGAGGCCAAAATGGCTTTCCGGCATAAAGGGAACCTACATAGACGGCAGGAAGGTCAAGCCCGAGAAGGTCGACGAGGAATTGGGGGCCATGGACCTGGTCTTCGAGTCCGCCGGCGTGCCAGGTCTCATGTTTAATCTCATAGACGCCCTGGCGAGGAACGCCGTCTATGTCGTTGCGGGCATACCCTCCGAGGCAATCCATGAAAGGACCATCCGCATACCCGGGGCGCAATTGATGGACCAGCTCGTAAGGAAAAACCAGCTCGTCTTCGGCACGGTAAGCTCCGCCGAGGGGCACTTCAGGATGGCCCTCGACGACTTCGCAATGGCCGAGTACAGGTGGAGAGGGCATACCGCCAGGATGATAAACCGGGAACTCGACTTTACGGAATACAGAGAGGCCATAACGAAACATCCCGAGGACGAAATAAAGGCTGTCCTGAAATGGGCGGCATAG